One genomic segment of Terriglobales bacterium includes these proteins:
- a CDS encoding tryptophanase, giving the protein MAVRTIIEPFKIKSVEPIQWTTRERREELLRAAHYNLFQVAADEILIDLLTDSGTGAMSTAQWAAMMEGDESYAGSRSFYHLRRSVQGIFGYRHVIPTHQGRAAERILFSVMCRKGDVVPNNTHFDTTRANVEFVGAEAVDLPCMEGHDPSRPAPFKGNMDVAALEKLIARVGRERVPLVMLTVTNNSGGGQPVSMENARAVSKVCRGHGIPLYFDACRFAENAYFIKLREPGYAERSPLEIAREMFALGDGCTMSAKKDGLANIGGFLCTNDDALAQQEENLLILTEGYPTYGGLAGRDLEAIAVGLEEVLDEGYLRYRITSTAYLGNHLAEQGVPILQPPGGHAIYLDARAFLPHIAPEQFPGVALANELYLEGGIRSAEIGTLMFARAAQHDLVRLAIPRRVYTQSHIDYVIEVIVAVWKRRNDIRGLRVVYEAPFLRHFTARLEPVN; this is encoded by the coding sequence ATGGCGGTTCGCACCATCATCGAGCCTTTCAAGATCAAGTCGGTGGAGCCCATCCAGTGGACGACGCGGGAGCGGCGCGAGGAACTGCTGCGCGCGGCGCACTACAACCTGTTCCAGGTGGCGGCGGACGAGATCCTGATCGACCTGCTGACCGACTCTGGCACCGGCGCCATGTCCACGGCGCAGTGGGCGGCCATGATGGAAGGTGACGAGAGCTACGCCGGCAGCCGCAGCTTTTACCACTTGCGGCGCTCGGTGCAGGGCATCTTCGGCTACCGGCACGTGATCCCGACCCACCAGGGACGAGCGGCGGAACGCATCCTGTTCAGCGTGATGTGCCGCAAGGGCGACGTGGTGCCCAACAACACGCATTTCGACACCACGCGCGCCAACGTGGAGTTCGTGGGAGCCGAAGCCGTGGACCTGCCCTGCATGGAGGGGCACGATCCGTCCCGCCCGGCGCCGTTCAAAGGCAACATGGACGTGGCCGCGCTGGAGAAGCTGATCGCGCGCGTGGGCCGCGAGCGCGTGCCCCTGGTGATGCTGACGGTGACCAACAACTCGGGCGGCGGCCAGCCGGTTTCGATGGAGAACGCGCGGGCGGTGAGCAAGGTGTGCCGGGGGCACGGCATCCCGCTGTACTTTGACGCCTGCCGCTTCGCCGAGAACGCCTACTTCATCAAGTTGCGCGAGCCCGGCTACGCGGAACGCTCGCCGCTGGAGATTGCACGCGAGATGTTCGCGCTGGGCGACGGGTGCACGATGAGCGCCAAGAAAGACGGACTGGCCAACATCGGCGGCTTCCTGTGCACCAACGACGATGCGCTGGCGCAGCAGGAAGAGAACCTGCTCATCCTCACCGAAGGCTACCCGACCTACGGGGGCCTCGCGGGACGCGACCTGGAGGCCATCGCGGTCGGCCTGGAAGAAGTGCTGGACGAGGGCTACCTGCGCTACCGCATCACTTCGACCGCGTACCTGGGCAACCACCTCGCCGAGCAGGGCGTACCCATCCTGCAGCCGCCCGGAGGCCACGCCATCTATCTGGACGCGCGCGCGTTCCTGCCGCACATTGCGCCGGAGCAGTTCCCCGGCGTGGCGCTGGCCAACGAGCTGTATCTCGAGGGCGGCATCCGGTCGGCCGAGATCGGCACGCTGATGTTCGCCCGGGCCGCGCAGCATGACCTGGTGCGGCTGGCGATTCCGCGGCGCGTCTACACGCAGAGCCACATCGATTACGTGATCGAGGTGATTGTGGCGGTGTGGAAGAGACGAAACGACATCCGCGGGCTGCGCGTGGTCTACGAGGCGCCGTTCCTGCGCCACTTCACGGCGCGGCTGGAGCCGGTGAACTGA
- a CDS encoding group 1 truncated hemoglobin: MRIGMMGSARRLAAHAAVVCLAGLLAGFLLSSTRSFAGENEKPKTLYQRVGGYDVIAGIVDEFLNQLRGSKTFERFGGGRGEDSLKRARQLIVDQLCSLSGGPCVYIGRDMKTVHQGLKITAAEWDANIKAMELALDKFKVAGKDKEEFIALIQDTRKDIVEVEEKPKEVKAPGRN; this comes from the coding sequence GTGCGAATCGGAATGATGGGTAGTGCCCGGCGGCTGGCGGCGCATGCGGCCGTTGTATGTCTCGCGGGGCTGCTTGCAGGCTTCCTGCTTTCCTCCACCCGCAGTTTCGCCGGAGAGAACGAAAAGCCGAAGACGCTCTACCAGCGCGTCGGCGGCTACGACGTGATTGCCGGCATCGTGGATGAGTTCCTCAATCAGTTGCGCGGCTCGAAGACGTTCGAGCGCTTCGGCGGCGGACGCGGTGAAGACTCGCTGAAGCGCGCGCGCCAACTCATCGTCGACCAGCTCTGTTCCTTGTCCGGCGGGCCCTGTGTGTACATCGGCCGGGACATGAAGACCGTGCATCAGGGGCTGAAGATTACGGCTGCCGAATGGGACGCCAACATCAAGGCCATGGAACTCGCGCTGGACAAGTTCAAAGTCGCCGGCAAGGACAAGGAAGAATTCATCGCCCTGATCCAGGACACCCGCAAGGACATCGTCGAAGTGGAGGAGAAACCGAAAGAAGTGAAAGCTCCGGGGCGGAACTGA
- a CDS encoding cupin domain-containing protein: MRKLLLAAILLVLLLEFSRAQSKPSATDQVVMHARELSWKPLIPGFEMSVVSGDPSKAGIYVLRIRSQKGARIAPHWHPEDEAVTVLAGEFRLGHGEKYDPRQMRPLRPGDFATVPARMAHYGYASAGCIVQVHGMGPFVVNWVNPEDDPAKQAPAK, from the coding sequence ATGCGCAAGCTGCTGCTGGCCGCGATCCTGCTCGTGCTGCTGCTGGAGTTCTCACGGGCGCAATCGAAACCCTCCGCCACGGACCAAGTGGTGATGCACGCCCGGGAGCTGAGCTGGAAACCACTCATCCCCGGTTTCGAAATGAGCGTGGTGAGCGGCGATCCGTCGAAGGCGGGAATCTACGTCCTGCGCATCCGCTCCCAGAAAGGCGCAAGGATTGCGCCGCACTGGCATCCCGAGGACGAAGCTGTCACCGTGCTGGCCGGAGAGTTCCGCCTGGGACACGGCGAGAAGTACGACCCGAGGCAGATGCGCCCGCTGCGGCCCGGAGATTTCGCCACCGTGCCCGCCAGGATGGCGCACTACGGCTACGCCTCGGCGGGATGCATTGTGCAGGTGCACGGCATGGGGCCGTTCGTGGTCAACTGGGTGAATCCGGAAGACGACCCCGCCAAGCAGGCGCCAGCGAAGTAG
- a CDS encoding cyclic nucleotide-binding domain-containing protein, protein MREPAAPATTRQPAEVTGERWLQPVRGFALAVFVAMPVLGFLAPHRLGRVFWTVLLASLPLLIVLAGYHRWRRICPLAWLSQLPALLGHPGERRASPWLQAHYYSLTFAIFFVSLWLRLVATNGHGQTLAGFLLLLSFAAFICGAIYTGKTWCNYVCPVLFVEKIYTEPHGLRPTPNSQCAKCTACKPACPDINQENGYWKEILSKPKRFVYFAFPGLVLAFYLYFYLQSGTWEYYFGGRWTNEPQVPSTAFLPGHSAATAGFYFLPSWPRAAAAFLTLALGAALSFLLFSLVERSLGGRLRQRNEELDEAGVRHLMFTAAAFTAFVTFYSFAGAPTIRLIPGAPHLVQILVVATATLFLVRRFKRRQQAYAEETLARQIIRRWEWADMEPPKDLHEAFLIHTIRSRTHAGGYARLLEIYKDAVREAVASGFVSRAEVQRLESLRNQLQISQADHERIMADLDEEERARISDPALQVSAEKRLQLETYSRALQGYLERMSRAASAPEESFIRHLRQEYGITAEEHAALLRQLLGKGETVAPHVAGALEAIEGALRTLRLLAAAPSSAGDFLAEALSRRCSHAADGLLLAFGRDPEKKEDRALRDQLISGDAAVRSAAAQTLGEGVSAAVAARLREAWEIAARETGARTTLADAVRPHLASADPYVRVAAMYLLGERAAVDEETLKAMVHDEHDVVSETAICLLMRAHQLESREQTGLVTVERMIALRSVPLFASLAPQDLASLARASLELGFKYGQPLCVEGEPGDEVFILLSGEVRVLHADGSEERMTARENSGGFIEELSVLDSAPRAATVLAGVGGARVLCLKGKAFREVLRTNPSVVSSVIHALAARLRGARATSTESSRPQARVS, encoded by the coding sequence ATGCGTGAACCGGCGGCACCAGCAACCACCCGGCAACCGGCAGAGGTGACCGGCGAACGCTGGCTGCAGCCGGTTCGCGGGTTCGCCCTGGCGGTGTTTGTGGCGATGCCGGTGCTCGGCTTCCTGGCTCCGCATCGGCTGGGGCGCGTTTTCTGGACCGTCCTCCTGGCTTCCCTGCCCTTGCTCATTGTCCTCGCCGGCTACCATCGCTGGCGGCGCATCTGCCCGCTGGCCTGGCTCTCCCAGCTTCCGGCGCTCCTCGGCCATCCGGGAGAACGGCGCGCTTCCCCCTGGCTGCAGGCCCACTACTACAGCCTGACTTTCGCCATCTTCTTTGTCAGCCTGTGGCTGCGGCTGGTGGCCACCAACGGCCACGGCCAGACGCTGGCCGGCTTCCTGCTGCTGCTGTCTTTTGCCGCCTTCATTTGCGGCGCTATCTACACCGGCAAGACGTGGTGCAACTACGTCTGCCCCGTGCTGTTCGTCGAAAAGATTTACACCGAGCCCCACGGGCTGCGGCCCACGCCCAACTCGCAGTGCGCGAAATGCACTGCCTGCAAGCCCGCTTGCCCGGACATCAACCAGGAAAACGGCTACTGGAAAGAGATCCTCTCCAAGCCCAAGAGGTTCGTCTACTTCGCCTTTCCCGGACTGGTGTTGGCCTTCTACCTTTATTTCTATCTTCAGTCCGGAACCTGGGAGTACTACTTCGGAGGCCGGTGGACGAACGAGCCGCAAGTGCCCTCGACCGCGTTCCTGCCCGGCCACAGCGCCGCCACCGCCGGTTTCTACTTCCTTCCCTCGTGGCCGCGCGCCGCCGCAGCCTTCCTGACCCTGGCCCTGGGCGCGGCCTTGAGCTTCCTGCTGTTCTCGCTGGTCGAGCGATCGCTGGGCGGGCGTCTTCGGCAGCGCAACGAGGAGCTCGACGAGGCGGGCGTCCGCCACCTGATGTTCACCGCGGCGGCGTTCACCGCCTTCGTCACCTTCTACAGCTTCGCCGGCGCGCCCACCATCCGGCTGATTCCGGGAGCGCCGCACTTGGTGCAGATCCTGGTGGTGGCGACAGCGACGCTGTTCCTGGTACGCCGCTTCAAGCGCCGCCAGCAGGCCTATGCGGAAGAGACGCTGGCGCGGCAGATCATCCGGCGCTGGGAATGGGCGGACATGGAGCCGCCCAAGGACCTGCACGAAGCCTTCCTCATCCACACCATCCGCTCGCGCACGCACGCCGGCGGCTACGCGCGCCTGCTGGAGATCTACAAGGACGCGGTGCGCGAAGCCGTGGCCAGCGGCTTTGTCAGCCGCGCCGAGGTACAGCGGCTGGAATCGCTGCGCAACCAGTTGCAGATCAGCCAGGCGGATCACGAGCGCATCATGGCCGACCTCGACGAGGAAGAGCGCGCGCGCATCAGCGACCCGGCGCTGCAGGTCTCCGCGGAGAAGCGCCTGCAACTGGAGACCTACTCGCGCGCGCTGCAGGGATACCTGGAGCGGATGTCGCGCGCGGCCTCCGCGCCGGAGGAGAGCTTCATCCGCCATCTTCGCCAGGAGTACGGCATCACTGCGGAGGAACACGCGGCCCTGCTGCGCCAGTTGCTGGGCAAAGGAGAGACCGTAGCTCCGCACGTGGCCGGCGCGCTGGAAGCCATCGAAGGCGCCCTGCGCACCCTCCGCTTGCTGGCTGCCGCGCCTTCCTCGGCGGGAGATTTCCTGGCGGAAGCGCTGTCCCGAAGGTGCTCGCACGCGGCGGACGGCTTGTTGCTCGCCTTCGGCCGCGATCCGGAGAAGAAAGAGGACCGTGCGCTGCGCGATCAACTGATTTCCGGCGACGCCGCGGTGCGGAGCGCCGCGGCTCAGACGCTGGGCGAAGGCGTCTCCGCCGCCGTGGCGGCGCGCCTGCGAGAAGCGTGGGAGATTGCGGCACGTGAAACTGGGGCGCGAACTACGCTGGCCGACGCTGTGCGTCCGCACCTGGCGAGCGCCGACCCGTACGTGCGCGTGGCCGCGATGTACCTGCTGGGCGAACGTGCGGCCGTGGACGAGGAGACGCTCAAGGCCATGGTCCACGACGAGCACGACGTGGTCTCGGAGACCGCCATCTGCCTGCTGATGCGCGCCCACCAACTGGAGAGCCGCGAGCAGACCGGCCTGGTGACCGTGGAGCGGATGATCGCGCTGCGCTCGGTGCCGCTGTTCGCTTCGCTCGCTCCCCAGGACCTGGCCAGCCTGGCGCGCGCCAGCCTCGAGCTGGGTTTCAAGTACGGTCAGCCTTTGTGCGTAGAGGGCGAGCCGGGCGACGAGGTCTTCATCCTGCTGAGCGGCGAAGTCCGCGTCCTGCATGCCGACGGCAGCGAGGAGCGCATGACGGCCCGCGAGAACTCGGGAGGTTTCATCGAAGAGCTGTCGGTGCTGGATTCGGCGCCGCGCGCGGCCACGGTGCTGGCGGGAGTTGGCGGCGCGCGCGTCCTGTGCCTGAAGGGCAAAGCGTTCCGCGAGGTGCTGCGCACCAATCCGTCCGTGGTCTCGAGCGTCATCCACGCGCTGGCCGCGCGACTGCGCGGCGCGCGGGCGACCAGCACGGAGAGCAGCCGGCCGCAGGCCCGCGTTTCCTGA
- a CDS encoding (2Fe-2S)-binding protein, with protein MISFFVNGKSRQVDVDPATPLLWVLRDVLDLTGTKYGCGIAQCGACTVHVDGQATRSCITAVSEVAGKKITTIEGLSPDRSHPLQQAWIAEQVPQCGYCQSGMLMTAAELLARNPKPSDADIDDALGTHICRCGTYQRIRRAVHRAAQSVESPAAVGGGAR; from the coding sequence ATGATTTCTTTCTTCGTCAACGGAAAATCGCGCCAGGTGGACGTCGACCCTGCAACCCCGCTGCTCTGGGTGCTGCGCGACGTCCTCGACCTGACGGGCACCAAGTACGGATGCGGCATCGCGCAGTGCGGCGCCTGCACTGTCCACGTGGACGGCCAGGCCACCCGCTCCTGCATCACCGCCGTCAGCGAGGTCGCCGGCAAAAAGATCACCACCATCGAAGGGTTGTCGCCCGACCGCAGCCATCCCTTGCAGCAGGCCTGGATCGCCGAGCAGGTTCCGCAGTGCGGTTACTGCCAGTCCGGCATGCTGATGACCGCGGCCGAACTGCTGGCGCGGAATCCCAAGCCCAGCGACGCGGACATCGACGACGCCCTCGGCACGCACATCTGCCGTTGCGGCACCTACCAGCGGATCCGCCGCGCCGTGCATCGCGCGGCCCAGTCCGTCGAATCCCCGGCCGCGGTCGGCGGAGGTGCCCGATGA
- a CDS encoding medium chain dehydrogenase/reductase family protein — MHAMVVRRYGPPEVMEWREVPDPKPAAGQALIRVRAIGINFADILARLGVYSTVPKPPFVPGLELAGEVEQVPGASETTLKVGDRVAALTMFNAYAERVAVNAEQAFPIPDGMTFEEAAAIPVNYLTAWQSMFEMGNLRAGDRILITSAAGGVGVAAVQLARAHGIVTFGTAGPAKQDFLRQTGVDHPIDYTRQSALEVVRRAAPEGIEMALDAIGGNSFRQSYRCLGPMGRLVVYGFSTVVGPKGKLSYLHGAKEMLETPRFHPLKLIDRNIAVIGVHIGKLAHKSRVLRPQLEEIFRLYHAGRVKPVIGKTFSLKEAAAAHQYIHDRKNVGKVVLMVDQG, encoded by the coding sequence ATGCACGCCATGGTGGTGCGGCGCTACGGGCCGCCGGAGGTGATGGAGTGGCGCGAAGTGCCCGACCCCAAGCCGGCCGCAGGCCAGGCGCTCATCCGCGTCCGGGCCATCGGGATTAACTTTGCCGACATCCTGGCGCGCCTGGGCGTGTACTCCACCGTGCCCAAGCCGCCGTTCGTTCCCGGGCTGGAGTTGGCCGGTGAAGTCGAGCAGGTCCCGGGCGCCAGCGAAACCACGCTGAAGGTCGGCGACCGCGTCGCGGCGCTGACCATGTTCAACGCCTATGCCGAGCGAGTGGCAGTCAACGCCGAGCAGGCCTTTCCCATCCCGGACGGGATGACGTTCGAAGAAGCGGCCGCCATCCCGGTGAACTATCTTACGGCGTGGCAGTCGATGTTCGAGATGGGGAATCTGCGCGCCGGCGACCGTATCCTGATCACCAGCGCGGCGGGCGGCGTGGGCGTGGCGGCGGTGCAACTCGCGCGCGCGCACGGCATCGTGACCTTCGGCACCGCCGGGCCGGCGAAGCAGGACTTCCTGCGCCAGACCGGCGTGGACCATCCCATCGATTACACGCGCCAGAGCGCGCTCGAGGTCGTGCGCCGCGCGGCGCCCGAAGGCATCGAGATGGCGCTCGATGCCATCGGCGGGAATTCGTTCCGGCAAAGCTACCGCTGCCTGGGCCCCATGGGACGGCTGGTGGTCTACGGCTTCTCGACCGTCGTGGGACCGAAAGGGAAGCTGAGCTATCTGCACGGCGCGAAGGAGATGCTGGAAACGCCGCGCTTCCATCCCCTGAAGCTCATCGACCGGAACATCGCCGTCATCGGCGTGCACATCGGCAAGCTGGCGCACAAGTCGCGCGTGCTGCGGCCGCAACTGGAAGAGATCTTCCGGCTGTATCATGCGGGCCGGGTGAAGCCGGTCATCGGCAAGACTTTTTCGCTCAAGGAAGCCGCGGCGGCGCATCAGTACATTCATGATCGGAAGAATGTGGGCAAGGTCGTGCTGATGGTGGACCAGGGCTAA
- a CDS encoding DUF3179 domain-containing (seleno)protein has product MFRPVTGAQFVAASDASVDDDDMVLAVRVGDQARAYPVRTMAYHHLLNDTLAGEPLIVTYUTLCHTGLVWKRAVDGKTLTFRLAGINNQNFLMRDEETGSVWQQVTGRCVFGPLRGKALELAGSEELTFGLWKQEAPAGTVLAPVAEYAALYAEKDWDQRMARYPTVLSFDPLPPRELVLGLSVGGADRAFPVKSVMQQAPIMDSVGATPVVLVVGPDGKSVRAFVARLEPGGEATEFHKKTGEPWALLDSATGSEWNFQGCAVSGPAQGKCLERLPLLKDYWFDWRNYHPQTTVYRH; this is encoded by the coding sequence ATGTTCCGCCCGGTCACGGGAGCGCAGTTCGTGGCCGCATCGGACGCGTCCGTAGACGACGATGACATGGTGCTGGCGGTGCGCGTGGGCGACCAGGCCCGCGCCTATCCGGTGCGCACCATGGCCTATCACCATCTGCTGAACGACACCCTCGCCGGCGAGCCTCTCATCGTCACCTATTGAACGCTCTGCCACACCGGTCTGGTGTGGAAACGGGCGGTCGACGGAAAGACGCTCACCTTCCGCCTGGCTGGCATCAACAACCAGAACTTCCTCATGCGCGATGAGGAGACCGGCAGCGTGTGGCAGCAGGTGACCGGCCGCTGCGTGTTCGGGCCGCTGCGCGGCAAAGCGCTGGAGCTGGCCGGCTCCGAAGAGTTGACCTTCGGGCTGTGGAAGCAAGAAGCGCCCGCGGGAACGGTGCTGGCCCCGGTGGCGGAGTACGCTGCCCTCTATGCCGAAAAAGACTGGGACCAGCGCATGGCCCGCTATCCCACGGTGCTCTCCTTCGACCCGCTCCCGCCGCGGGAGCTGGTGCTGGGCCTGAGCGTGGGCGGCGCGGATCGCGCGTTTCCGGTCAAGAGCGTGATGCAGCAAGCGCCCATCATGGATAGCGTGGGCGCAACGCCCGTGGTGCTGGTGGTGGGACCGGACGGCAAGTCGGTGCGGGCGTTCGTCGCCCGGCTCGAGCCCGGCGGCGAGGCGACCGAGTTCCATAAGAAGACCGGCGAGCCGTGGGCGCTGCTGGACTCTGCAACCGGCAGCGAGTGGAACTTCCAGGGCTGCGCCGTCTCAGGCCCAGCGCAGGGCAAGTGCCTCGAACGGTTGCCGCTGCTCAAGGACTACTGGTTCGACTGGCGGAACTACCATCCGCAGACCACGGTGTACCGACACTAG
- a CDS encoding xanthine dehydrogenase family protein molybdopterin-binding subunit yields the protein MKTTTALSKVTRREFLATTASGGAALVIGFYLPLDALAQQQVKRIENPNPFNAWVRIDKAGQVTLIVAKSEMGQGVYGTLPMILAEELEVDWARVRIEQAPTDPRIYSHGTGGSSSVRESYAPLRRAGATAREMLIAAAAQTWGVPAKECRAEKGAVWHGQRSLPYGELVEKAAQLPLPDPNQVPLKEPAKFRIIGTSIPRADVPLKVDGSAKFGLDVKVPGMLYAVVARCPTFGGQPKSFNAAKAKAVPGVKDVVQIPAVADVHSAGGVAVVAESTWAAMQGREALEVEWDYGPHAAESSESLWKQCQDLAAKPGKSVRSEGDVDAALGKSAKKIEADYQVPFVAHATMEPMNCTVHVRPDGAEVWAPTQAPQWAQGAVAQVAGVEPSKVVVHTTFMGGGFGRRYQGDYPVEAAQVSKAVGKPVKLVWTREDDMQHDFYRPASFHRFQGTLDAEGKPAVWQHRIVSTAINSLWSPKDPPEQSEVAGAADLPYAFANLRIEYAPVPSGVPVAWWRSVESSQNALAVECFMDEMAAAAGVDPLEFRLRLLAEPRKVKNPVDAEAPPLDTERLKGVLKLAAEKAGWGSPLPKGRGRGIAAHYSFQTYVAEVAEVTVEGGKLRVDRVVAAVDCGTVINPEALHAQVESAIVYGLSAALYGEITIEKGGVKQSNFHEYDLMRIDAMPKVEVYTVRSTERPTGIGEPGLPPATPAVLNAIFAATGKRLRRLPIRAEDLA from the coding sequence ATGAAAACCACGACCGCACTTTCCAAAGTCACGCGACGCGAGTTTCTCGCCACCACCGCTTCCGGCGGCGCCGCGCTGGTCATCGGCTTCTACCTTCCGCTCGACGCGCTGGCGCAGCAGCAGGTCAAGCGCATCGAGAATCCCAACCCGTTCAACGCCTGGGTGCGCATCGACAAGGCCGGCCAGGTCACGCTCATCGTCGCCAAGTCGGAGATGGGCCAGGGCGTCTACGGCACTCTGCCCATGATCCTGGCCGAGGAGTTGGAGGTGGACTGGGCCAGGGTGCGCATCGAGCAGGCGCCCACCGATCCCCGCATCTACAGCCACGGCACCGGCGGCTCCAGCAGCGTGCGCGAGTCCTATGCTCCTCTGCGCCGCGCCGGCGCCACCGCGCGCGAAATGCTCATTGCTGCCGCCGCCCAGACCTGGGGCGTGCCCGCGAAGGAATGCCGTGCCGAGAAGGGGGCGGTCTGGCATGGCCAGCGCAGCCTGCCTTACGGAGAACTGGTCGAGAAGGCTGCACAACTCCCTCTGCCCGATCCCAACCAGGTTCCGCTGAAGGAGCCGGCGAAATTCCGCATCATCGGAACCTCCATCCCGCGCGCGGACGTCCCACTTAAGGTGGATGGCAGCGCCAAGTTCGGCCTCGACGTCAAGGTGCCGGGCATGCTCTACGCTGTGGTGGCCCGCTGCCCGACCTTCGGTGGGCAGCCGAAGAGCTTCAACGCCGCCAAGGCGAAGGCGGTTCCCGGCGTCAAGGACGTCGTGCAGATCCCCGCCGTCGCCGATGTGCACAGCGCCGGCGGAGTCGCCGTGGTCGCCGAGAGCACCTGGGCCGCCATGCAGGGCCGCGAAGCGCTCGAGGTCGAATGGGATTACGGCCCGCACGCCGCCGAGTCCAGCGAATCGTTGTGGAAACAATGTCAGGACCTGGCTGCCAAACCCGGCAAGTCAGTGCGCAGCGAAGGCGACGTCGATGCCGCGCTCGGCAAGTCCGCCAAAAAGATTGAGGCCGACTACCAGGTGCCGTTCGTGGCTCACGCCACCATGGAGCCCATGAACTGCACCGTGCACGTGCGTCCCGACGGCGCGGAAGTCTGGGCTCCGACCCAGGCTCCGCAGTGGGCGCAGGGCGCCGTGGCTCAGGTCGCAGGCGTCGAGCCCTCGAAGGTCGTGGTGCACACCACCTTCATGGGCGGAGGCTTCGGCCGCCGCTACCAGGGCGATTATCCGGTCGAGGCCGCGCAGGTCTCCAAAGCCGTCGGCAAGCCGGTGAAGCTCGTCTGGACGCGCGAAGACGACATGCAGCACGACTTCTACCGTCCTGCCAGCTTCCATCGCTTCCAGGGCACGCTCGATGCCGAAGGCAAGCCGGCGGTCTGGCAGCACCGCATCGTCTCCACCGCCATCAACTCGCTCTGGAGTCCCAAGGATCCGCCGGAGCAGTCCGAGGTCGCCGGCGCTGCCGATCTGCCCTATGCGTTCGCGAATCTTCGCATCGAGTACGCGCCCGTTCCCTCCGGCGTGCCGGTGGCCTGGTGGCGGTCGGTCGAAAGCTCGCAGAACGCCTTGGCCGTCGAGTGCTTCATGGATGAGATGGCCGCCGCCGCCGGCGTCGATCCGCTCGAGTTCCGCCTGCGCCTGCTTGCCGAGCCGCGCAAGGTCAAGAACCCGGTCGATGCGGAGGCTCCACCGCTCGACACCGAACGCCTCAAGGGCGTGCTCAAGCTGGCCGCGGAGAAAGCCGGTTGGGGAAGTCCCTTGCCCAAGGGCCGCGGCCGCGGCATCGCTGCCCACTACTCCTTCCAGACCTATGTGGCGGAAGTGGCCGAGGTCACGGTCGAGGGCGGCAAGCTGCGCGTCGATCGCGTCGTCGCGGCGGTGGATTGCGGCACCGTCATCAATCCGGAGGCCCTGCACGCCCAGGTTGAGAGCGCCATTGTCTACGGGTTGAGCGCTGCGCTGTATGGCGAGATCACCATCGAGAAAGGTGGAGTCAAACAGTCCAACTTCCACGAGTACGATCTCATGCGCATCGACGCCATGCCCAAGGTGGAGGTCTATACCGTCCGCTCCACCGAGCGGCCCACCGGCATCGGCGAGCCCGGCCTGCCGCCGGCCACGCCCGCCGTGCTCAACGCCATCTTCGCGGCTACCGGCAAGCGCCTGCGCCGCCTGCCTATTCGCGCCGAGGACCTGGCCTAA